A stretch of Paenibacillus mucilaginosus 3016 DNA encodes these proteins:
- a CDS encoding glycoside hydrolase family 66 protein has product MQKRFQSRKPDRKDRQLKKKIGLSAAAVLVAVQGFAPLVWGSSAVTVQAEAQAAGRKAQNLPAKPLTAITIGKARYAPGEKAAFTLSFEQGSGWSGKIRMEIYQANTLVAAGKKAVAVMPGTNSDLTVEWQPPADDFRGYLAKAWIEGREDQFVTAALDVSSDWTHFPRYGFVGEFSQETPEQSDAKMKQLSQEYYLNGYQFYDWMWRHDVSVYSKTNADGTPVRDAQGNFVTAPIEASTSYPDLLGRTLYPLSVKQQVASAQKYGSAAMAYEMNYAARENYQAFGVKPEWGLYKKTAPTPPDPGKDQVGFFFDGVKPKPTGLYLQDPGHPDWQSYITKEYNRAVNEFGFDGIHLDQWGANDNDYLLDYYGRKRYYSLDYSKLIGATKASLEGNHADKAHVAFNMVGGNAGYSTVTDPQTKTDFDYSELWQDMNLYKDVQKVVYDTRSKNGGKAMVIAGYMNYKEAAGIPYSASEAQDVPKTLAFQSRIGKSPSWVGDFGKKDEDAIVFNVHVPAAGEYDLTLRYGHGNSGGNPEGRLSVNGSVAVPSIPFDEFTDWGNPVAEKTVTAQLQQGKNEIRLQLNSNDLWLNVRELEVSVKSADAAAFGQTVQAVFAELVSCKVDNYGRVYYFETQGDYVEFEVDAAAAGEQELIFSYGAASQAVERALDVNGEKLAPVSFAPTGSVTEFKEGAAVKVPLKQGTNTIRLMAEGSDPGLNLQYLRMGDSYYMAEAAKTGWAPTQEALIRRVPASPETGGTGYIDGFRQQGDFVRFKTAPVETGDGEQELIFTYRNPGAAAERVVYVDGRKAGTLTLAPTGEAWRTAILPVRFAAGQASREVTVKMEAETAAGAIALDRLEVQGQPLQAEEALTGWEPVVPRRSSVEAVPAKTDNFGRKGQALIFEVDVTEPAETLDFTYRTGNNPVLSVEIDGQTVDGAAAFPATSGGWDGAMAVKTVRTPVAPGKHTVKVTMESDGQYINLSSLAIGRDEYGIEQAALIPAPPADAVQPVTGYAGGFDQDGDVVTFETWVPEAGEYRLAFRYGSDAAYTVTRDVYAGDGEGRTISFAPTGHNSWGSAEVNGVVLQAGSNAIAIRVNGADDEGIRLDHLKLSSAENTRIYEAEKANVTPAMELYKDTVLNFGHIGDEVSFDVEVPQDGETSIIYTYSNAGPTTYRSVYVDGQRSPDPGGQPGRVTFEGTGGSEKYSEDGYFVIPHLTAGKHRITLKMEEGDGKGSINLRAATLGYFNEPSLRLMDAGLAAMGATHIEVGTAEKIGNGPNLIAHEYFPNRSKKVLNGTKETLKEYYKFFAAYENLLFDSREDLQASIAVSKDGAAVPLSRDGAKHTLWYTVRKNADNKGFERYDVLHLVNLLNNDDNWRNAASEPAVQQNLQITYPIGIREKEAKKLKVYAATPDAQHGLFKELKYKWSGTNLVIDLPDLSYWSMIYIDREPQQNKVDRIFRNEAGASGHEGGEGQEAGESGRLQGTVPGRRAGLQE; this is encoded by the coding sequence ATGCAAAAGAGGTTCCAAAGCAGGAAGCCGGACCGGAAGGACCGGCAGCTGAAGAAAAAGATCGGACTCAGCGCCGCAGCGGTGCTGGTGGCGGTTCAGGGCTTTGCCCCGCTGGTATGGGGCAGCAGCGCCGTCACCGTACAGGCGGAGGCCCAAGCCGCAGGTCGGAAGGCACAGAACCTGCCGGCAAAGCCGCTTACTGCGATAACCATCGGCAAGGCGCGCTATGCTCCGGGGGAGAAGGCGGCGTTCACGCTGAGCTTCGAGCAGGGAAGCGGATGGAGCGGGAAGATCCGGATGGAGATCTACCAGGCGAATACGCTTGTTGCCGCAGGAAAGAAAGCGGTTGCAGTCATGCCGGGTACCAACAGCGATCTGACGGTGGAGTGGCAGCCGCCCGCGGATGATTTCCGGGGCTATCTCGCCAAAGCATGGATCGAAGGCCGTGAAGACCAATTTGTAACCGCTGCCCTGGACGTATCGAGCGACTGGACGCATTTTCCTCGCTACGGGTTCGTTGGGGAATTTTCGCAGGAAACGCCGGAGCAGAGCGATGCGAAGATGAAGCAGCTGTCGCAGGAGTACTATCTGAACGGCTACCAGTTCTATGACTGGATGTGGCGGCACGATGTCTCGGTGTATTCGAAGACGAATGCGGACGGAACGCCGGTACGGGATGCGCAGGGGAATTTTGTTACCGCTCCCATAGAGGCTTCGACCTCCTATCCCGACCTGCTGGGAAGGACGCTGTATCCGCTGTCGGTGAAGCAGCAGGTGGCCTCCGCCCAGAAATACGGCTCGGCCGCCATGGCCTACGAGATGAACTATGCGGCGCGGGAGAATTACCAGGCGTTCGGCGTGAAGCCGGAGTGGGGGCTGTATAAGAAGACGGCACCGACGCCTCCGGACCCGGGGAAGGATCAGGTGGGCTTCTTCTTCGACGGCGTGAAGCCGAAGCCGACCGGGCTGTATCTGCAGGACCCGGGGCACCCGGATTGGCAGTCCTACATTACGAAGGAATACAACCGCGCGGTCAATGAGTTTGGCTTCGACGGCATCCATCTGGATCAGTGGGGCGCGAACGACAACGACTACCTGCTCGATTATTACGGCCGGAAGCGGTATTACTCGCTGGACTACAGCAAGCTGATCGGCGCGACCAAGGCATCGCTTGAGGGGAACCATGCGGACAAGGCTCATGTGGCGTTCAACATGGTCGGAGGCAATGCCGGGTACAGCACCGTGACCGATCCGCAGACGAAGACGGACTTTGATTACAGCGAGCTCTGGCAGGACATGAACCTGTACAAGGACGTGCAGAAGGTCGTTTACGATACTCGCAGCAAGAACGGCGGCAAGGCGATGGTCATTGCCGGCTACATGAACTACAAGGAAGCGGCCGGCATTCCTTACAGCGCTTCGGAGGCCCAGGATGTGCCGAAGACGCTGGCATTCCAGTCGCGGATCGGCAAGTCGCCGAGCTGGGTAGGGGACTTCGGCAAGAAAGACGAAGATGCGATCGTCTTCAACGTCCATGTGCCGGCGGCCGGCGAGTACGACCTCACGCTCCGCTACGGACACGGCAACAGCGGAGGGAATCCGGAGGGACGTTTATCCGTGAACGGCAGCGTGGCGGTTCCGAGCATCCCGTTCGACGAGTTCACGGATTGGGGCAACCCGGTGGCGGAGAAGACGGTAACGGCGCAGCTGCAGCAGGGGAAGAACGAGATCAGGCTCCAGCTGAATTCGAATGACCTGTGGCTGAACGTGAGGGAACTCGAGGTGAGCGTGAAGTCCGCCGACGCTGCGGCATTCGGGCAGACGGTTCAGGCCGTGTTCGCCGAACTCGTCTCCTGCAAGGTGGATAACTACGGAAGGGTGTACTATTTCGAAACCCAAGGCGATTATGTCGAGTTCGAGGTCGATGCCGCAGCAGCCGGTGAACAGGAGCTGATCTTCAGCTACGGCGCCGCTTCGCAGGCGGTAGAGCGGGCATTGGATGTCAACGGGGAGAAGCTGGCGCCGGTTTCCTTCGCTCCGACCGGGAGCGTCACCGAGTTCAAAGAGGGAGCAGCGGTTAAGGTGCCGCTGAAGCAGGGGACGAACACCATCCGGCTGATGGCCGAAGGAAGCGATCCCGGCTTGAACCTGCAGTATCTGCGGATGGGGGACAGCTACTACATGGCCGAAGCGGCCAAGACCGGCTGGGCTCCTACGCAGGAAGCGCTGATCCGCCGGGTGCCGGCATCGCCGGAAACGGGCGGTACGGGCTACATCGACGGCTTCCGCCAGCAGGGCGACTTCGTCCGGTTCAAGACGGCTCCTGTGGAGACTGGGGATGGTGAGCAGGAGCTGATCTTCACGTACAGGAACCCGGGAGCGGCGGCGGAGCGGGTCGTCTACGTTGACGGCCGCAAGGCCGGCACCTTGACGTTGGCACCGACCGGCGAAGCGTGGCGGACCGCCATCCTGCCGGTGCGGTTCGCGGCCGGTCAGGCCTCCCGCGAGGTGACGGTGAAGATGGAAGCGGAGACGGCCGCCGGGGCGATCGCGCTGGATCGGCTCGAGGTGCAGGGACAGCCGCTGCAGGCAGAGGAAGCCCTGACGGGCTGGGAGCCGGTGGTGCCCCGCAGGAGCAGCGTGGAGGCCGTGCCGGCGAAGACGGACAACTTCGGCCGCAAGGGCCAGGCCTTGATCTTCGAGGTGGACGTGACGGAACCGGCGGAGACGCTGGATTTCACCTACCGGACCGGGAACAACCCGGTGCTGTCCGTGGAGATCGACGGGCAGACGGTCGACGGTGCGGCCGCCTTCCCGGCGACCTCCGGCGGATGGGACGGGGCGATGGCCGTGAAGACGGTCCGGACGCCCGTAGCCCCCGGCAAGCATACGGTGAAGGTGACGATGGAGTCCGACGGGCAGTACATCAACCTGAGCTCGCTGGCCATCGGGCGGGACGAGTACGGCATCGAGCAGGCGGCCCTGATTCCGGCGCCTCCAGCGGACGCGGTACAGCCGGTTACCGGCTATGCGGGCGGCTTCGACCAGGACGGGGATGTGGTCACCTTCGAGACGTGGGTGCCTGAAGCGGGAGAGTACCGGCTCGCCTTCCGCTATGGTTCGGATGCGGCCTACACCGTAACGAGGGACGTGTATGCGGGGGACGGCGAGGGGCGCACGATTTCCTTTGCGCCGACGGGTCACAACAGCTGGGGCAGCGCAGAGGTGAACGGCGTGGTGCTGCAGGCCGGCTCGAATGCCATCGCAATCCGTGTGAACGGAGCGGATGACGAAGGAATCCGTCTGGATCATCTCAAGCTGAGCTCCGCGGAGAATACCCGGATTTATGAGGCGGAGAAGGCGAACGTGACGCCGGCCATGGAGCTCTACAAGGATACGGTGCTGAACTTCGGTCATATCGGCGACGAGGTCTCCTTCGATGTGGAGGTGCCGCAGGACGGCGAGACGTCCATCATCTACACCTATTCGAACGCCGGACCGACGACCTACCGTTCCGTCTATGTGGACGGGCAGCGTTCTCCGGATCCCGGCGGCCAACCGGGCCGGGTTACATTCGAAGGCACCGGAGGGAGCGAGAAGTACAGCGAGGACGGCTACTTCGTCATCCCGCACCTGACCGCAGGCAAACACCGGATTACACTGAAGATGGAGGAAGGCGACGGCAAAGGCAGCATCAACCTCCGTGCCGCGACGCTCGGCTATTTCAACGAACCGTCCCTGCGCCTGATGGATGCCGGTCTTGCGGCGATGGGCGCCACCCATATCGAAGTCGGTACGGCTGAGAAGATCGGGAACGGCCCGAACCTGATCGCCCACGAATATTTCCCGAACCGGAGCAAGAAGGTGCTGAATGGTACGAAGGAGACGCTGAAGGAGTACTACAAGTTCTTTGCGGCTTACGAGAACCTGCTGTTCGACAGCAGGGAGGACCTGCAGGCTTCCATCGCAGTAAGCAAGGATGGGGCAGCGGTGCCCCTTAGCCGAGACGGCGCCAAACATACATTATGGTACACCGTCCGGAAGAATGCGGATAACAAGGGCTTCGAGCGGTATGATGTCCTGCATCTGGTCAATCTGCTGAACAATGACGACAACTGGCGGAACGCTGCAAGCGAACCCGCCGTGCAGCAGAACCTGCAGATCACGTATCCGATCGGAATCCGGGAGAAAGAGGCGAAGAAGCTCAAAGTGTACGCAGCCACCCCGGATGCGCAGCACGGCCTGTTCAAGGAGCTGAAATACAAGTGGAGCGGAACGAATCTGGTGATCGATCTGCCGGACCTCTCCTACTGGTCGATGATCTATATTGACCGTGAACCGCAGCAGAACAAGGTAGACCGGATCTTCAGGAATGAGGCGGGAGCCAGCGGACATGAAGGCGGCGAAGGCCAAGAAGCGGGCGAAAGCGGCAGGCTGCAGGGTACCGTGCCCGGCAGACGGGCCGGGCTCCAGGAGTAG
- a CDS encoding glycoside hydrolase family 66 protein gives MKSKCMKSTAAAFITAAVLMTTIVSALPTKVSASSTGTILYDVTTDKSMYSPGAKVQLRIDIKNRTGRDIAGGRVEIKAKHLGQQVGQAITKAYDLKNSADLMMVADWTAPGTDFKGYLLEVYIHDAAGALLDSDTVGVDISSSWLKFPRYGYVWDYTENVDTAGRIDKLKNYHINAIQYYDWKYRHHKPVADHPDVWDDWSGRKIYGSSVRGYIANAKAANMASMSYNMTYAATNGYDKDGVNSQWGLYYADDNPNGTGQFNFKMADSTPTGITHLYFFNMRNKAWQDYIFAQQNKVFANFDFDGWHGDTVGEWGRMKTWDGQTLYVKDTYTEFLNAAKAAIGSKYLVFNPVGAQGIEHVNKSNVDAIYAEIWPWDRDSEGQLYDTYASLRKEIEQSRRESGGKSLIVPAYMSYDYGEQNPGRPFNTAAVLLTDAAVYAAGGSRLELGDNGNMLSNEYFPAQNLYMTEDLQKRVSKLYDFIVAYENLLRDGQTETANRIEIPGYASSAAGDPNKIWAYGKKDGKYEIIQMINLLGVSRNDWRANDGQKETPAKITDYEVKYYYTNDVNSVWVASPDARDGRSQKLAITAKGSDAGGNFVKFRVPSLEYWNMIYMSGEVTPDETEGGSTGGGGTTANLLSNGGFESGTLTPWTEWHPDGQPASYGIDGSDVKEGAKKLYFWNANAYQQSVHQVKTGLAGGTYTVKAWVKATAYGGAPSAARLEVNGAYTSLTADGTWKQYSSTVNVTNGSVDVGFYVNSPGATSVQIDEVTLTKNP, from the coding sequence ATGAAAAGCAAGTGTATGAAATCGACGGCCGCCGCTTTCATCACCGCGGCCGTGCTTATGACCACGATTGTAAGCGCTTTACCCACAAAGGTGTCTGCCTCAAGTACAGGAACCATACTCTATGACGTTACGACGGACAAATCGATGTACAGTCCGGGGGCCAAAGTACAGCTCCGCATCGACATCAAGAACCGGACGGGCCGGGATATTGCGGGGGGCCGGGTCGAGATCAAGGCCAAGCATCTCGGTCAGCAGGTCGGCCAGGCGATCACCAAAGCATACGATCTCAAGAACAGCGCGGACCTGATGATGGTGGCCGACTGGACGGCACCCGGTACCGACTTCAAAGGCTATCTCCTCGAAGTGTATATCCATGATGCGGCAGGCGCTCTCCTAGACTCCGATACGGTGGGAGTAGATATCTCTTCCAGCTGGCTCAAGTTCCCGAGATACGGCTACGTGTGGGATTATACGGAGAACGTGGACACTGCAGGACGAATCGACAAGCTGAAGAACTATCATATCAATGCGATCCAGTATTACGACTGGAAATACCGCCACCACAAGCCGGTCGCGGATCATCCCGACGTCTGGGACGACTGGTCCGGCCGCAAGATCTACGGCAGTTCAGTCCGGGGATACATTGCGAACGCCAAGGCGGCGAATATGGCCAGCATGTCCTACAACATGACCTACGCCGCGACCAACGGCTATGACAAGGACGGCGTGAATTCCCAGTGGGGCCTCTATTATGCGGATGACAATCCGAACGGAACGGGCCAGTTCAACTTCAAGATGGCGGATTCCACGCCAACGGGCATTACGCATCTGTATTTCTTCAACATGAGAAACAAGGCCTGGCAGGACTATATTTTTGCCCAGCAGAACAAGGTGTTCGCAAACTTTGACTTCGACGGCTGGCACGGGGATACGGTCGGCGAGTGGGGCAGGATGAAGACCTGGGACGGCCAGACGCTCTACGTCAAGGATACGTACACGGAATTCCTCAATGCCGCGAAGGCGGCGATCGGCAGCAAGTATCTCGTCTTCAACCCGGTAGGGGCGCAGGGCATCGAGCATGTGAACAAGAGTAACGTGGATGCGATCTACGCCGAAATCTGGCCGTGGGACCGCGACAGCGAGGGACAGCTCTACGACACGTACGCCTCTCTGCGGAAGGAAATCGAGCAGTCGCGCAGGGAAAGCGGCGGCAAGTCCCTGATCGTGCCGGCGTATATGAGCTACGACTACGGCGAACAGAACCCCGGCAGGCCGTTCAATACGGCGGCGGTGCTCCTCACCGATGCCGCAGTCTATGCGGCCGGCGGCTCGCGGCTGGAGCTCGGGGACAACGGGAACATGCTCAGCAACGAATACTTCCCGGCACAGAATCTGTACATGACCGAGGATCTGCAGAAACGCGTGTCGAAGCTGTACGATTTTATCGTGGCCTATGAGAACCTGCTTCGCGACGGGCAGACCGAGACGGCGAACCGCATTGAAATTCCGGGCTATGCCAGCAGCGCGGCCGGCGATCCGAACAAGATCTGGGCGTACGGCAAAAAGGACGGCAAGTACGAGATCATCCAGATGATCAATCTACTAGGTGTGAGCCGCAATGACTGGAGAGCCAATGACGGACAGAAGGAGACGCCTGCCAAGATTACGGACTATGAGGTTAAATACTATTACACGAATGACGTGAACTCGGTATGGGTCGCCTCTCCGGACGCCCGCGACGGCCGTTCGCAGAAGCTGGCGATCACCGCGAAGGGCAGCGACGCCGGCGGGAACTTCGTGAAGTTCCGGGTCCCCTCGCTCGAGTACTGGAATATGATCTACATGAGCGGGGAGGTGACACCGGACGAGACGGAAGGCGGCTCCACAGGCGGCGGAGGGACAACCGCCAATCTGCTCTCGAACGGCGGCTTCGAATCCGGGACGCTCACTCCTTGGACCGAGTGGCATCCGGACGGCCAACCGGCGAGCTATGGGATAGACGGCAGCGACGTGAAGGAAGGAGCGAAGAAGCTCTATTTCTGGAACGCCAATGCGTACCAGCAGAGCGTCCACCAGGTGAAGACGGGACTGGCCGGCGGAACGTATACGGTGAAGGCCTGGGTGAAGGCCACCGCTTACGGCGGAGCACCATCGGCAGCTCGGCTAGAAGTGAACGGCGCGTATACGAGCTTGACGGCGGACGGCACGTGGAAGCAGTACAGCAGCACGGTGAACGTGACGAACGGCTCGGTGGACGTCGGGTTCTATGTGAACTCGCCGGGAGCCACATCGGTTCAGATCGATGAGGTGACGCTCACGAAGAATCCTTAG
- a CDS encoding cohesin domain-containing protein — MNGWTRTVNKRNTWLAALLFGVLLLIVPGYSHAAENISVAITKPRVNEKADTKLIIEARISSVYQLQEVKAAAGGLEVALTQSCPGCDWTGELNISTLPKGAQSLTVTAKDVYSGTGSASVGFKHDSPPVITRLEPSDHAVIRDNSLHVIAEVKDDLTAIPEYYVGISRLGDREPFIYDSAQGAPLLDKTYDVSANNGQTLRITHQINDGADQYGEPTNSLYINRTVHIENSQTITEAERVPGVEIIDADAERLLIHKQGKVYIKNRAGGEETLIYELDYPSGIQLTKSGAVFMTRYTDYGYRLNIWNGESNLPLDINIDEPYYWQVRGSYLLFVNGPEVRLVNTATLEARRLPVIGRAHYELEENGDVLIDGGEAGVAIQRYRAVTGQLEAFLEDPDQPRGPVSDGTAVLYLTLDGALHKYEGGSVTTEVYGLSGEKRLQPHSGYELNNGWIAYEGAEENGVRPIYLKSPEGTVTRATYFNADADIHYLGGNGTLMVKYQSSLYQYQPGQKELLLIGGAVGRPKLLDGELRYLLGDTIFSINTGTPSDTSPPQWPAGDVLSVTAVTYNSAQVTWQPAADDTGVTQYWMYVNGTLAESLDASELTYTAVNLFPESTTTFYVVAVDGTGKRSPASNTVTVTTPPYNPEPGAAPLSLQAKPGPLAVGSVLELQVRAEQAADLYAFLAKLSYDPAKVKLQQVLLSPSFGTEGTDAVLSKNVKTPGTVTAAGSLLGELPGRTGDAGLLTLKFTVLQKGSAVFTLGTESSQSDSQGRISKLQAPVSLTVRIDDTDFDQDGVTGLSDLVLISRHSGLSAGQTSFDAKYDLNNDGRIDVLDVQVVANKAVSA, encoded by the coding sequence ATGAATGGTTGGACAAGAACTGTCAACAAGCGTAACACATGGCTGGCGGCCCTGCTGTTCGGGGTCCTGCTGCTGATCGTACCCGGGTACTCCCATGCAGCGGAGAATATCAGTGTTGCCATCACGAAGCCGCGGGTCAACGAGAAAGCGGATACCAAGCTGATCATCGAAGCCAGAATCTCCTCCGTGTACCAGCTCCAAGAAGTCAAGGCAGCAGCCGGCGGGCTTGAAGTCGCACTGACCCAGTCCTGCCCGGGCTGCGATTGGACGGGAGAACTCAACATCTCCACGCTCCCCAAAGGTGCTCAGTCCCTGACGGTCACGGCCAAGGATGTCTACAGCGGCACCGGTTCCGCCTCTGTCGGTTTCAAGCATGACTCTCCTCCCGTCATAACCCGCCTGGAACCCTCAGATCATGCCGTCATCCGTGACAACAGCCTCCACGTCATAGCGGAAGTGAAAGACGACCTCACCGCCATACCGGAATACTACGTTGGAATCAGCCGGTTAGGCGACAGGGAGCCTTTTATCTACGACAGTGCGCAGGGGGCGCCTCTACTGGACAAAACATACGACGTCTCCGCCAATAACGGCCAGACCTTGAGGATCACGCATCAGATCAACGATGGGGCGGACCAGTATGGGGAGCCCACGAACAGCCTTTACATCAACCGGACCGTACATATCGAGAACAGTCAGACCATCACCGAGGCCGAGCGGGTTCCGGGTGTGGAGATTATCGACGCAGATGCAGAGCGGCTGCTTATTCATAAGCAGGGGAAGGTGTACATAAAGAACCGGGCCGGCGGGGAAGAGACCCTCATCTATGAATTGGATTACCCGAGCGGAATCCAGCTGACGAAGAGCGGTGCCGTATTCATGACGCGCTATACCGACTACGGCTACCGTCTGAACATCTGGAACGGGGAGTCCAATCTTCCCCTGGATATCAACATCGATGAGCCTTATTATTGGCAGGTCCGCGGCTCGTACCTGCTCTTCGTGAACGGACCGGAAGTGCGCTTGGTGAATACCGCCACACTGGAAGCACGCCGGCTTCCGGTGATCGGCCGAGCCCACTACGAGCTGGAGGAGAACGGTGACGTGCTCATCGACGGCGGCGAAGCCGGTGTAGCCATTCAGCGCTACCGTGCCGTGACCGGTCAGCTTGAAGCCTTCCTCGAAGATCCCGATCAGCCGCGCGGCCCTGTTTCCGACGGTACTGCCGTACTTTATCTGACGTTGGACGGCGCTCTTCATAAATACGAGGGAGGGAGCGTCACGACCGAAGTCTACGGGCTCAGCGGAGAGAAGCGTCTTCAGCCGCACAGCGGATATGAGTTGAATAACGGATGGATCGCCTATGAAGGGGCGGAGGAGAACGGTGTCCGGCCGATCTACTTGAAGTCCCCCGAAGGAACCGTAACCCGTGCGACTTATTTCAATGCGGATGCCGATATCCATTACCTTGGCGGGAACGGCACGCTGATGGTCAAATACCAATCCAGCCTGTATCAATACCAGCCGGGGCAGAAGGAGCTTCTCCTCATCGGCGGGGCTGTCGGCAGACCGAAGCTGCTGGATGGGGAGCTCCGCTACCTGCTGGGCGATACGATCTTCAGCATCAACACCGGCACTCCTTCCGATACGTCGCCCCCACAGTGGCCGGCAGGCGACGTGCTTAGCGTGACGGCCGTGACGTACAACAGCGCACAAGTCACTTGGCAGCCTGCCGCCGACGATACGGGGGTGACCCAATACTGGATGTATGTGAACGGCACGCTGGCGGAGTCTCTGGATGCTTCCGAGCTAACGTACACCGCGGTCAATTTGTTTCCGGAGTCGACCACCACGTTCTATGTGGTTGCCGTGGACGGCACCGGCAAACGGAGCCCGGCGAGCAATACGGTCACCGTCACAACACCGCCTTACAATCCTGAGCCGGGCGCAGCGCCGCTGTCCCTGCAGGCCAAACCGGGACCGCTGGCCGTAGGCTCCGTTCTGGAGCTGCAGGTTCGTGCGGAGCAGGCGGCGGATCTCTACGCTTTCCTGGCGAAGCTCTCTTACGATCCGGCGAAGGTGAAGCTGCAGCAGGTTCTTCTAAGCCCTTCGTTCGGTACGGAAGGCACGGATGCCGTGCTCTCGAAGAACGTGAAGACGCCGGGCACCGTGACGGCTGCCGGCTCGCTGCTGGGAGAGCTCCCCGGGCGTACAGGGGATGCGGGGCTGCTCACCTTGAAGTTCACCGTGCTGCAGAAAGGCAGTGCCGTGTTCACTCTTGGCACCGAATCGTCCCAGTCCGACAGTCAGGGCCGGATCTCCAAGCTGCAGGCGCCGGTGAGCCTGACGGTCCGAATCGATGACACCGACTTCGATCAGGATGGGGTTACCGGGCTCAGCGATCTGGTCCTCATCTCCCGGCACAGCGGCCTCTCCGCCGGACAGACCAGTTTTGACGCCAAGTATGATCTGAACAATGACGGCCGCATTGATGTGTTGGATGTCCAGGTCGTGGCCAATAAAGCAGTATCCGCTTAA
- a CDS encoding cache domain-containing sensor histidine kinase: protein MFYSLKNGLIAFFVLLLVLSFGTVSYLLFHESRSIIRSYIESSALEKMDEYGSFISMATTHMYDLSSLVFNSDITRSWDNALSDPALPQGEKMLANIAFSQFLTRTTNSYSGISSVSVYRGDGTRIGAGNQVASDLSFLREAWYDDFVRRGNHWVPAHTDPVEAGLSRPYPVVSLLLPIGAFEPTASRPLMKINVSADFLLEPLNRIHLGESGTIFLLDQEGRPMLPQQQDVDLSEAMAKAEEIRAGAQPQGVVYTKNGEGTTDILVYKKLKPNNWLLVGVVSEGDLYAKLMELRDSILLITSLLLLCAILAASWLSYGITKPLSRLASAMRLVQKGDFELAESRIPPERYVRNEVGYVTSSFRAMVTQLRQHIRTEFEQKLLRQQAEYKALLLQINPHFLFNTLELLSSLTMQGRQRDAVRVIESLGKMLRFSLKISDDVIPLEEELRVLRHYLSILQIRFGERLHLTLEEEGETAGRLPIVKFLLQPLVENAVAYAFSVRPEAKVTVRIRCADGRLQLTVADNGPGMPPELVQRLHAETAAAQLQTILSSTGPGQIGLRNVLSRCRLYYGPLFTFAIDTREDEGTSIELHLPAGGNPHDV, encoded by the coding sequence ATGTTCTATTCGCTCAAAAACGGGCTGATCGCCTTCTTCGTCCTGCTGCTCGTTCTCTCGTTCGGGACGGTATCGTATCTCCTGTTCCACGAATCCCGCTCGATCATCCGCTCCTACATCGAATCCTCCGCGCTCGAGAAGATGGACGAGTACGGCTCGTTCATCTCGATGGCGACGACGCACATGTACGACCTGTCCTCGCTCGTGTTCAACAGCGACATTACCCGCAGCTGGGACAACGCCTTATCCGACCCGGCGCTGCCGCAGGGGGAGAAGATGCTGGCGAACATCGCGTTCAGCCAGTTCCTGACGCGCACGACGAACAGCTACTCCGGCATCTCGTCGGTGTCCGTATACCGCGGAGACGGCACGCGGATCGGCGCGGGCAACCAGGTCGCTTCCGACCTGTCGTTCCTGCGGGAGGCCTGGTACGACGACTTCGTCCGGCGGGGGAACCACTGGGTGCCGGCGCATACGGACCCGGTGGAGGCCGGCCTGTCGAGGCCGTACCCTGTGGTCAGTCTCCTGCTGCCGATCGGCGCGTTCGAGCCTACGGCTTCGAGGCCGCTCATGAAGATCAATGTAAGCGCTGACTTTCTGCTCGAGCCCTTGAACCGCATCCATCTCGGCGAGAGCGGCACGATCTTCCTGCTCGATCAGGAGGGCCGTCCGATGCTGCCCCAGCAGCAGGATGTCGATCTCTCCGAGGCGATGGCGAAGGCGGAGGAGATCCGCGCGGGCGCCCAGCCGCAGGGGGTCGTCTACACGAAGAACGGGGAAGGGACCACGGATATTCTCGTCTACAAAAAGCTGAAGCCCAACAACTGGCTGCTCGTGGGCGTGGTGTCGGAAGGAGACCTGTACGCGAAGCTGATGGAGCTGCGGGACAGCATCCTGCTCATCACGTCGCTGCTGCTGCTCTGCGCGATCCTGGCGGCTTCGTGGCTGTCCTACGGCATCACGAAGCCCTTGTCCCGCCTAGCGTCGGCCATGCGCCTCGTGCAGAAGGGGGACTTCGAGCTGGCTGAGAGCCGCATCCCGCCGGAGCGGTATGTCCGCAACGAAGTCGGCTATGTCACCTCCAGCTTCCGGGCAATGGTGACCCAGCTGCGGCAGCACATCCGGACGGAGTTCGAGCAGAAGCTGCTCCGGCAGCAGGCGGAATACAAGGCGCTGCTCCTGCAGATCAACCCGCACTTCCTGTTCAATACGCTGGAGCTGCTGAGCTCCCTGACGATGCAGGGCCGGCAGCGGGATGCCGTCCGGGTGATCGAATCCCTGGGCAAAATGCTGCGCTTCTCCCTCAAAATCAGCGACGATGTGATTCCGCTGGAAGAGGAGCTCCGGGTGCTGCGGCACTATCTCTCGATTCTGCAGATCCGCTTCGGGGAGCGGCTTCACCTGACGCTGGAGGAGGAGGGGGAGACCGCCGGCAGGCTCCCCATCGTGAAGTTCCTCCTGCAGCCGCTCGTGGAGAACGCGGTGGCCTACGCCTTCTCGGTGCGGCCGGAGGCGAAAGTGACGGTCCGCATCCGATGTGCGGACGGCCGCCTGCAGCTGACCGTCGCCGATAACGGCCCGGGCATGCCGCCGGAGCTGGTGCAGCGGCTCCATGCCGAGACGGCTGCCGCCCAGCTCCAGACCATCCTAAGCTCCACCGGCCCCGGGCAGATCGGCCTGCGCAATGTCCTGTCCCGCTGCCGTCTCTACTACGGACCGCTTTTCACCTTCGCCATTGACACCCGGGAAGATGAAGGGACGTCCATTGAACTCCATCTGCCCGCAGGAGGGAACCCCCATGACGTATAG